A window of the Hordeum vulgare subsp. vulgare chromosome 5H, MorexV3_pseudomolecules_assembly, whole genome shotgun sequence genome harbors these coding sequences:
- the LOC123452567 gene encoding pentatricopeptide repeat-containing protein At1g22960, mitochondrial-like, which translates to MLFPTRPCKSQAPAAAAAVAAISSLRLSSSSPAPIPPPYHDDNPFASLLTSDPPPPDPLRQVLATGDVHGALRGLPRLARQLFRWAEGTPHGFPRSASAFAAVLVPLAEASHNRAAYPVSLRAIQAGLLLPLISLLLTYPLSPSSHHLLNFLLRMSTKFVSKCQAQDPAPTSCSTQCLSAFQEMARQGVAPYVKVCNCVLAMLCDAARWDDMRAVYSDMLQLGVEPSIVTYNTLLDSFCKAGRIDQAVMLLKDMETQAAGCLPNDVTYNVVINGLARNGELGKAAQLVARMRLSKQASAFTYNPLISGLLARGFVEKAEALQQDMENDGIVPTVVTYNTLIHGLFKGGNVEAAELKFVEMRALGLQPDLITYNSLINGHCKACNLEQALWLLGDLRRAGLAPTVLTYNILINGYCRLGDLEGAMRFKEEMRAECCLPDVCTYTILMNGSCKAKNLDMVRVFFDEMLSKGLKPDCFAYNTRISAELTLGAISNGSQLREEMMLSGISSDTVTYNILIDGLCKTGSLRDAYVLWMKMVSDGLQLDCVTYTCLIHAHCKRGLLRKANNIFHGMVASGLSPSAVTYTIFIHTYSKVGNLDSAYGWFRKMLEEGVEPNEVTYNVLMNALCRIGRTELAYQYFHEMLERGLAPNKYTYTLLIDGNCKKGNWVEAARLYCEMHQKGIHPDHCTHNALFKGFGEDHMHDTIQYLENVVLGA; encoded by the coding sequence ATGCTATTCCCCACCCGTCCCTGTAAATCCCAAGCTCCTGCCGCCGCGGCCGCCGTAGCTGCTATCTCCAGCCTCCGCCTCTCCTCCTCATCGCCGGCGCCTATTCCTCCCCCGTATCACGACGACAACCCATTCGCCTCACTACTCACTTCCGATCCCCCTCCGCCGGATCCGCTCCGCCAGGTTCTCGCCACCGGAGACGTCCACGGCGCGCTGCGCGGCCTCCCGCGCCTCGCTCGCCAGCTGTTCCGGTGGGCGGAGGGCACCCCGCACGGCTTCCCCCGCTCCGCCTCCGCATTCGCCGCCGTCCTTGTCCCGCTCGCTGAGGCCAGCCACAACCGCGCCGCTTATCCCGTCTCCCTCCGCGCCAtccaggccggcctcctcctacccctcatctctctcctcctcaCGTATCCCCTGTCCCCCTCCTCCCACCACCTCCTCAACTTCCTCTTACGCATGTCCACCAAGTTTGTGTCCAAATGCCAAGCTCAAGACCCTGCGCCCACCAGCTGTTCGACGCAATGCCTTTCGGCCTTCCAAGAGATGGCGCGTCAAGGTGTGGCCCCTTATGTCAAGGTGTGCAACTGCGTGCTCGCTATGTTGTGCGACGCGGCCAGGTGGGACGATATGCGTGCTGTGTATTCAGATATGCTTCAGCTCGGGGTTGAGCCAAGCATTGTCACATACAATACATTGCTGGATTCTTTTTGTAAGGCAGGGAGGATCGATCAGGCTGTCATGCTCCTCAAGGATATGGAGACCCAAGCTGCTGGGTGCTTGCCGAATGATGTCACCTATAATGTGGTGATCAATGGGCTGGCCAGGAATGGTGAGCTGGGCAAGGCGGCTCAACTGGTTGCCAGAATGCGGTTGTCCAAACAAGCATCAGCCTTCACATATAATCCACTTATCAGTGGGTTGTTGGCAAGGGGTTTTGTTGAAAAGGCTGAAGCTTTGCAGCAGGACATGGAGAATGATGGCATTGTGCCAACGGTGGTGACATACAATACATTGATTCATGGGTTATTTAAAGGAGGGAATGTGGAGGCGGCAGAgttgaaatttgtggaaatgagGGCGCTGGGGTTGCAGCCAGATTTGATTACTTACAATTCCTTGATAAATGGACATTGCAAGGCATGTAATTTGGAGCAGGCACTTTGGTTGCTTGGTGATTTGAGACGTGCAGGGCTAGCACCAACAGTTTTGACATATAACATCCTTATAAATGGTTATTGTAGATTAGGTGATTTAGAGGGGGCTATGAGATTCAAGGAGGAGATGAGAGCAGAGTGCTGCCTGCCCGATGTTTGTACATATACTATTCTTATGAATGGGTCATGTAAGGCCAAGAACCTTGATATGGTAAGGGTGTTCTTTGATGAAATGCTGAGTAAGGGTTTAAAGCCAGACTGCTTTGCCTACAACACGAGGATTTCAGCAGAGCTGACTCTAGGTGCTATTTCCAATGGTTCTCAGTTGAGGGAGGAGATGATGCTGAGTGGAATTTCTTCCGATACAGTTACATATAATATTCTTATTGATGGATTGTGCAAGACTGGTAGCCTGAGAGATGCCTATGTGTTGTGGATGAAAATGGTCAGTGATGGTTTACAACTTGACTGTGTCACATACACTTGCTTGATTCATGCACATTGTAAGAGGGGGCTTCTAAGGAAAGCAAACAATATTTTTCATGGCATGGTTGCAAGTGGTTTGTCACCCTCGGCTGTGACCTATACCATTTTTATTCACACATACTCTAAGGTGGGAAATCTTGATTCAGCATATGGCTGGTTCCGGAAGATGCTGGAGGAAGGAGTGGAACCTAATGAAGTAACATATAATGTGCTCATGAATGCACTATGCCGGATAGGGAGAACTGAATTGGCTTATCAATATTTTCATGAGATGCTGGAGAGAGGATTGGCGCCAAACAAATACACATACACTCTGTTGATAGACGGGAACTGTAAAAAAGGTAACTGGGTGGAGGCTGCAAGGCTGTACTGTGAAATGCATCAGAAAGGTATTCATCCAGACCATTGTACACATAATGCCTTGTTTAAGGGATTTGGTGAAGATCACATGCACGACACAATTCAGTACTTGGAGAATGTTGTTTTGGGTGCATAG